The Rosa rugosa chromosome 1, drRosRugo1.1, whole genome shotgun sequence genomic sequence AATCCTGCTTCTCTACTCTCCCTAACTCTAATCCATTCgataacaatttcaatttggttggcGAAAGTGAGCTCTTGACCCAGCTTCAGCAGCAAAATGAAGCTTTGATGAACTTGGCAGCTCTTAATCCTCACTCCCAGGTGGCTGCTACTCCTGCACTCAGTTCCGGCACCGAGTTCCCCTCGAATCAGCTGCTTCCAGTATCCGGCAACACCGCCGGCTTCGAAAGCTCCGGGAGTGCTCTGTTACTGAACAGGGCTGAGGATATGAGTTTCCCTTGTTCCATGGGTGGTGCACAGCCCACTCTGTATCAGAAGCGAGCTGCACTTCGCCAGAACTCCACTGGCAGCAGCGGCTGCGATATATTGGGCAACTTGGAGATTTCGGGGCCCAGTTACTCCGGCTTGGGTTTGGAGGAGAAAAGGAAGAGGAGACATAATGAGAGCGAAATGGAAGACGATATGTCTAgtttgaatttttatgattctGATGGTCaagcggaggaggaggaggaggaggggaatGTGAATAATGCCGCTGGTGGAGGCTATTCTAATGCCAATAGTAGTGTCACTGATGGAGATTTCAAGGGGAAGAAGACGGGTTTACCGGCCAAAAATCTCATGGCCGAAAGGCGCCGGAGGAAGAAGCTCAACGACAGGCTCTACATGCTTAGGTCTGTAGTACCCAAGATAAGCAAGGTAACAACTTTTAATTACTGACCTTTGCTTTTCCATTAAAGCTTGAAATTCATGCATCTGATTCACTTGAGTTAATTGATCTATTTGTCCTGTGTTTCTTGCATCTTCATTTTGACAAGTACGTGCGTACTGCAAGTATGTGAATTTAATTGTATCGTTTTGTTCATCTGATTATTCTCTTCTGTTTACAGATGGATAGAGCGTCCATACTTGGGGATGCAATTGACTATTTGAGAGAGCTTCTGGGAAGGATTGATGACCTCCATAAGGAGCTGGAATCAGATGCACCTGGCTCTTCGTTGCAACCTTCAACAAATTTTAACCCATTGACACCAAATTCACTCACCTATCCCGGCCGTATCAAGGAGGAGCTCCGTCCTAGCTCCTTGCCAACCCCTAAAAGCCAACAACCTGCTGCAAAGGTAAAACTTTATTCACCTCATTCAATTGTTTTACGCCTGGACATTTACAACTGCCCTG encodes the following:
- the LOC133707587 gene encoding transcription factor ICE1-like, which encodes MLPMSSGAVWMNREGEDAVSSWTSNPHNNNETEPKDLTLASFKAMLEGDWYMNNNNNVVLNQDNINCFSSNPFQMDTSASCSPSRAFTLLNSNSNPNPNSKSCFSTLPNSNPFDNNFNLVGESELLTQLQQQNEALMNLAALNPHSQVAATPALSSGTEFPSNQLLPVSGNTAGFESSGSALLLNRAEDMSFPCSMGGAQPTLYQKRAALRQNSTGSSGCDILGNLEISGPSYSGLGLEEKRKRRHNESEMEDDMSSLNFYDSDGQAEEEEEEGNVNNAAGGGYSNANSSVTDGDFKGKKTGLPAKNLMAERRRRKKLNDRLYMLRSVVPKISKMDRASILGDAIDYLRELLGRIDDLHKELESDAPGSSLQPSTNFNPLTPNSLTYPGRIKEELRPSSLPTPKSQQPAAKVDVQIREGRALNIRMLSPRRPGLLLSTMRALDNLGLDIQQAVISCFNGFALDVFQAEQSRESHFLPEQIRAVLLKSAGFDGMM